TGACCACCTGGGCCCGGCCGCTGGCATAAATGGCTGCCAACCGGGGGGTGTCGCTGAGCCGTGCCTGATAGTTGGACAGGGGGTTTTCACCGCCGCTGGAATGAATGAAGGTTTTTATGAGGTCGGTTTTGGGATCGTAAACGGCCACCGCGATGCGGGCAACGGCAGGACAGGTGGTGCTGAGTGCGTGGTGAATGGCGGTGAGTTTTTCGGACAGGGGAATATTGTCGTTGAGTGCGTGCAGCATGTCCGGATGGTCTGTCATGTGGCGCCTCCCTGCCTGTTCAGTATAGCGCTCTCCCGGGTTGTCGGCCGGGGGCGGCCCTCAGGCCAGCAGTACCGCGACGATGCCGGTGATGAAGATGCCGTCGAAGGTGCCGGCACCGCCGATGGAGGCAATGGGGGCGCCCATGCGGCGGATGTCTTTCAGGCGCAGCAGATCCGCCCCGATCAGGACCCCCAGGGTGCCGCAAATGTAGGCCAGGGGCGCGCTGTGCTCGGGGCTGATGGCCACGGCGGTGAGGGCGGCGGCGATGGGGGCGACGAAAACGGGCATGCCGATGCCCAGTCCGGGTACCGGCCGGCTGGCCAGGTAGGCCACCAGGGCCACCACGGCGATGGCCAGGATCACCGGCCCCGCGCCCAGGGGGTGGTGGCTGAGGAGGTAGTAGGAAAACAGGATGGGGATCAAACCGCCGCCCACGTTGATGGCGATCAGTGTCTGGCCGTGGAAGCGTCTGAGG
The genomic region above belongs to Gammaproteobacteria bacterium and contains:
- a CDS encoding DUF1614 domain-containing protein, giving the protein MPFSPLQLLAFIFLLGLLLAFIQVGILTVAFEKLGLSPQSTFVLLLASLLGSGINLPITTIRAERPDLSQWPDALRDMLEQSLRRFHGQTLIAINVGGGLIPILFSYYLLSHHPLGAGPVILAIAVVALVAYLASRPVPGLGIGMPVFVAPIAAALTAVAISPEHSAPLAYICGTLGVLIGADLLRLKDIRRMGAPIASIGGAGTFDGIFITGIVAVLLA